In Phycisphaeraceae bacterium, the sequence CTCGTCTGTCTCTTCTTCATCGGCTGCTTCGTCTTGGGAACCCTTGATTTGCAGCCGGCCGTCTGCGTCGGCGGTCAACTCGGCGATCCGCGTCTGGGCATTATTAAGGATGGTCTGGCACCGCGCGATGAGCTTCATCCCTTTTTCATACTGCGTAATGCAATCCTCCAACCCGCACTGGCCGGACTCGATCTCATCAATGATCGTTTCAAGCTGTTCGATAGCCTGTTCGAATCGGGGCGATTTTTCAGATGCTCTGCTCATGGGAATCTCTCGGAAAAGGTGCGGAGACTGACAAACCCGGCTACGCGGAGACCCGCCAACATGCACGGCTACGCAGGTGCGGACGAATCACCAAACAGCGTCGTTTCATCGGCGGCCCGTCTGGGTTGTGACTTCGATTTACGCTGCGTTCGCGGCGGCGGTACCTCTCCCCCATCCACCACCTCGCTGGACACCCGCCCGTCCGCCAATACACTCGTGATGCGCACTCCCGGCGAAACCTGACCCGCGCTGCGGAGAACCTTTCCATCCGGGCCGAGCGTCAGACTGTAACCGCGCTGCAGCACGTTCAACGGGCCAACCGCCTGAAGCTGACGTGACAAAGCTGCCAACTTATCGGCGTCAGCTTTGACACGGCCTGGCAGCGAGCTGACAAGCCGCTCCCGAAGTCGAGCGAATTTTTCCCGATGCGGATCAACCATCCGTTCAGGGCGGCGGAACATCGCGTGTCTCGCAAGTGCTGCGAGCCGTTGACGACTGCTCTCAGCCCGATTGCGCAACATGCGCGTCATACGATCCGCCAGTTGTGTCACCTGCTGCTGGAGCGTCCGGCGGTCGGGGATCAGCGTCATCGCGGCCTGTGTCGGCGTCGAACAGCGAACATCGGCGACAAGCTCGGCAATGGTCTGGTCCGTCTCATGTCCGATCGCCGCAACGATCGGCAGCGCGCAGCGGAAAATCGCATCGGCGACGACACGCTCGTTAAACGCCCAGAGGTCTTCGATCGACCCGCCGCCGCGTGTCAGGATCACCGCGTCGATGCCCAGCGATTTCCCCTGTCGTGACAGAGCATCAATGGCAGCGGCGATCTCCGGCGCGGCTGCGGCGCCCTGCACCCGTACATCCACGAGCAGCAATTCACATCCGCTCCACCGTCGGCCGGCGGTGTTGATCACGTCCTGCAACGCAGCGCCGCTCCGGGAGGTCACCACCGCGACGCGATAAGGCATCGAAGGCAAGCGCTTCTTTCGCTCATTATCGAAATAGCCAGCCCGACGAAGCTCCTCGCACAGGGCTTTGTAGCGAGCTTCCAGTGCGCCTTGACCAACAGGTTCAAGCGCATCGACGTAAAGCTGAAGACTGCCTTGCGCATCGAAGTAGTCGATGCGGCCGGTCGCGACGACTTCCATGCCGTCGGCCACGGGAAACGAAACACGTCTCGCAGCCGACGCAAAGCAGACGCAGCGCAGACTTCCACCCTCATCCTTGAGACTGAAAAACCAGTGCGCACGCTCGGAAAAATTGCTCACCTCACCTACGACACGCACCTTGGGGGGCAATCCCGCAGCCAGCGCATCCTTAATCAAGTGCGAAATCTGGCTGACCGTCAACACCTTCCCACCCCCGGAAGTTCCCCCGGAAGCACGCCTGGAATTTGTCCCGGACGCAGCACCGCCACGAATCACACGAGAGTCTGGTGATGAACGAGATCGAGAGCTAGACGATGGCTGCGCGGGGTCGCGGTCGGGATTAAAGGGAAGTCGAGCCATGTGATGATTCAGAAATCCTCATCCACGTCGGCTGCAACGTCAAACACCTGAAACTCCTCAAAGTCCGCGCATGACGCGCCGCGATCGCAAGGCAGCAGCATTTTCCGAAAGAATCGCTACCGCTGCCTCATACGCGACCCGCTCAACGATCATCTGCGGGCCGTCCTACAATTCTCTCTAGTCAGACTGACCTACTCACCTGCGAAGAGTGAAGATGCCCTGGTATTGAGACACTTTGGTTATTGAGGTGTTGCTGCGACCGGCCGGCCTGCAACAAACGATTTGACATGCAGAGCAAACTTCCTACCTTTGCCGTTTCGACTTGCATCGCTCCCACCTTACCGGCTTTCTAAAATTTGCCGGTTTTTTTAAGGAGACTTAATCATGCCTATCAAGGTTGCCATTAACGGTTTTGGTCGTATCGGTCGTCTGGTATTCCGTGCCGGCTTCCACAATCCCAACATTCAATTCGTCGGGATCAACGACCTCGTTCCGCCTGATAATCTCGCCTATCTCCTCAGTCACGACACGACGCACGGCCGATTCAACGGCAAGGTCGAGGCGAAGGATGATGGGATCGTCGTGGAAGGGAAGTTCGTCAAGTGCGTCTCGGTGAAGAACCCAGCCGAATTGCCCTGGGGTCAGCTCGGCGTGGATTACGTCGTCGAATCGACCGGCCTGTTCACTGACGTTGAGGGGGCGTCACAGCATCTCAAGGCCGGCGCCAAGCGCGTGCTGATCTCGGCACCGACCAAGACGCCTGAACAGGTCAACACCTTCGTCATCGGCGTCAACGAAGAGAAATACAATCCCGCCAAGGACAAAGTCCTCAGCAACGCCAGTTGCACCACCAACTGTCTGGCACCGCTGGCAAAGGTGATTCACGACAAGTTCGGCATCGTCGAGGGCCTCATGACGACGGTGCATGCGATGACCGCGACTCAACCGACACAGGACGGACCGAGCAAGAAAGATTGGCGCGGCGGTCGCGCGGCGGGGCAGAACATCATCCCGGCCTCAACCGGTGCGGCCAAAGCGGTGGCTCTGGTGATGCCCGAACTCAAGGGCAAGCTCACGGGTATGTCCTTCCGCGTGCCGGTGAGCAACGTCTCGGTCGTGGACCTGACGGTCAAGACCAGCCAAGACACGACTTACGAGGACATCGCCAAGGCCATCAAAGATGCCGCCAATGGTCCGCTCAAGGGCATCATGGGTTACACGGACGAGGAGGTCGTCTCCAGCGACTTCATCTCCGATCCGCGCAGCTCCATTTTTGACAAAGGCGCAGGCATCGGCCTGAGCAAGAACTTTTTCAAGCTCGTCAGTTGGTATGACAACGAGTGGGGCTACTCGAACCGTATCGTTGACATGCTCATCCACATGGGCAAAGCCGACGGTCTGGTCAAGTGAGCAATCGCCGCTCCTGCTGTAAAACCGCAGGGGCAGCGTGACTCTGTAAAACGGAATCTGCTCTCAGGATGCAGCGCGGGTGATTACCCGCAGCGTCAGATCTGTATCCGCGCCCAGCGTACGTCTGTCTGATCGGCTCTGGGGCCGGAGTAGAAAACCGTCAGCACGCTGCCATCGGAGAGGAGCGTTGCGTCCGGCAGCCCCAGCGAGAATTCACCCATCTCATTCCACGCATCGGACATGGTGCCTTTTTTCCAGGTCTGTGGTTTGAGTGATGGTTGGTGGACGATCAGTTCGGTTGATTCGGGGAATGATTTTCCGCCGTCGCTGCTGATGCGTGCTTTGATCGCGGGTGTCGCGGAGCGGTCCACATAAACCAGAAGGAGACGGCCATCGAGGAGTGATACCGGCCTCGCAGGTTGTCCCGCCAGTCCGGTGTCCCAGAGCGGTCCCCATGTTCTGCCTGAGTCTTTTGAGGCTCGCGCGTGCATGTTGAGATACGCGGCTATCTGTCGATCAAACGTCCAATAGAAAACCTGCAACGTGCCGTCCCGGAGCATCGCCATGCGTTGATCCCAGCAGAAGACGCGCTTGGAGGGATCGGAGTGAGTGTCCACGCATTCTGTCCACGTCTTGCCTTGATCGCTTGAAAACGTGATGGAGGCGTGATGCTGCCAGGGCGTCGTGTCGTTGTATGGTTTGTTGACTTCAAATTGTGCCCCCCACCGGCCATCGGGCAACACGACCGTTGCGCCGGTGATCGCATCGGGCACTTTGTCATACGGACCAAACGTCACGGGGCGCGGCGTGCTCCAGGTCTGTCCGCCGTCCTCAGACACCAGCGTGGACATGCGCATGTCCACGAGGCCTTCGGTGATTTCGTTGTACATGGCCTGAAATGGTTCGGAGTAATCCTCCCATCCGAGCGTCAGCAGCACGCGATTACCCGACAGCGGAGTGGGAAATGCGGCACGCCATTGACCGGGCCTGCCGCCGATCGCCGGTACGGTCGGAGCCGGGTCGATCATCGGACTCCATGTCTTTCCCTGATCGTCGGAGTAACGGAGACGAACGCGACCGGTGCGTGACATCTTGGCGGGTGCCAAGCGGTACCCGCAGATCCAGCGGCCCGTTTCCAGTGCTGCGATGCCGGGAAAACAGCAGCTCAAAGCATCAGTTAACCGGGTGCTCGCGCAGACGACGCCTTCGGAAATGATGTTCATTGCTGCAGGATAAGAACCGCAATCCGAATCAACAAATGTACCCCGCTCCGCAGGGCTGCGGACGTGCGAAGTTTTTGATTCGCGGCAAGCGAGGCGATTTCATCCGCGTATAATCCCCGCCGATGAGCGAAAATCGAAAACAGCAATTACTCCCGACCGTTCCTGCAAAACTGGCGCTGGAAGACGGCAGCGTCTTCAGCGGGCAGGCATTCGGTAATCTCACCCCGCGCAGCATCGATGGCGAAGTCTGCTTCAACACCTCGCTGAGCGGCTATCAGGAAATCCTCACCGATCCTTCGTACTACGGCCAGATCGTGACGATGACGTACCCGCTGATCGGTAACTACGGCGTCAGCGAAGACGACATGGAATCCCGCCGTATCTGGGTGTCAGGCTTCGTGGTGCGTGAGTTGTCGAACATCGCCAGCAACTATCGCTCGACGCGATCGCTCTCTGACTGGCTCGCCAGTCAGAACGCGACGGGTATTACAGGCATCGACACGCGGGCATTGACACGATTGCTGCGTATTCGCGGTGCGCTGAACGGAATCCTCTCGACAGAGCAGCGCAGCGATGAGGAGCTGGTTGCGATGGCGCGTCGCGTGCCGGGACTGGTGGGGAGGAACATCGTTTCCGCCGTCAGCCGCAGCGATGCCCAGCGGTGGGATGAACATCTGGGTGACTGGGCCCCGATTCAGGGCCGGATCGATCCTCCGACGAAACGATTCAAGGTGGTCGCCCTCGACTGCGGTGCGAAGCTCAACATTCTGCGCAACCTCGTGCAATCGGGTTGCGATGTGACGGTGCTGCCGTACGACGCCACGCCCGCACAAATTCTGGAGCACAAGCCCAGCGGACTATTCGTCTCCAATGGTCCGGGTGATCCGGCTGCGGTGACGCCGACCATCGACACCCTCCGCCAGATGCGCGGTAAGTTGCCGATCTTCGGAATCTGTCTTGGCCATCAGTTGCTGAGCCTGGCGATGGGAGCAACGACCTTCAAATTAAAATTCGGTCATCGCGGCGGTAACCAGCCGGTGCAAAACCAACAGACCGGCAAAGTAGAAATCACCAGCCAGAACCACGGTTTCGCGGTCGATACTGAGTCCCTGGCGAAAGTGGGCGGCGAGCCGACACACATCAATCTCAACGATCGAACTCTGGAAGGCTTCCGGCATAAGACGGACCCGATTTTCGCGGTGCAATATCACCCGGAAGCGGCACCGGGGCCGCATGATGCACGGTACCTGTTTGACTGCTTCATTAACATGATGACCACTGGCCGCAGTCCAACCGGCGAACAGATGGCCGACGCCCAGAACCAGAGAAATAGGTTGACTGCCGCGGAATCAACCTGATTAGTGATGATGAGGTGTCCAAAGGATGTGGGAGACTCTGGTAATTTGGATAAAATAAGAAAAATAGGATATTGATGAGGGAAAAGATACCCTTGATACCTCAAAAAAATCGTATTCAAACAAATTTTATTCCTTGCATCAGGCAAAAGTCTGATGTACGATCCAATCGCACGTTCTCGGGAGAGAACCCGCGTTACATGAGGGAGCGCGGGCTTAGAGGGAGACAAAGGATGCCCATAGTTAGCCGAATTTCGCTCAAAAAGCTGTGCTATGGCTTGGCTGTTCTGAGTGCGGCAGTGATGCCTGCGCAGGCAGTTACCCATGTGATGACCAGCGGTCTGGCGTCGGCGACGTTTGACGATCAGTCCGGGCAGATCACCAGTTGGACGCTCAACGGCGTCGAACACGTCGGTCAAGGCGGATCGCTCGGCGGACTCTCCTATTTCTACCGCATCGGTTCATCCGGCCCCGAAAAAGCCATCGGTAACAATGGCGAGCTGGTCTTCCAAAACGTGGAGCAGGTACTGCCTCACGTCATCAACGCACACTACACCGCGGCTGGAAAGTTTAAAGTCACGCTTATGTACCGCATCCTCGGTGCGGGTACCACGTTTTCCAAGCTGGATATGAACCTCCAGCTGGATACCCTCTCAACCACCGATCAGGACTTCCACCTCTTCGCCTATAACGATCACGGCTTGGATAACCCCCTGGCTTCACCCGGAGACCTCGACGATCAGGTCACCATCTCACCCAGTGCTCCGACAGTCAACAACATCGGCATACAAGTCGATTTTGCAGATGGAGTTAACGTCCGAGACACCATTCTGGGTAACAATGGCTTTGGCCCCGCGTTCCTCGGTCCGCAGGGATATCAGGCTGGAACCGCTGCTTCGATTTACGGTATGCTGACCGACGGCGACGCCGATAATCTCAACGGTACGCTGTCGGCCTTCAGCGGCGATCTGGCTTACGCCTTCCAATACGACTTCCTGCTTCGCAATATCAACGCCCCGCCTGACGTGACTTCTGAAAAGCTATTCACCATTCAGGACTTCAAAATCCTGAATCGACCTGGTATAATTGTTCCTATTCCCGAACCTTTGACTTCATTTTTGGGAATTCTTGGTGTAGGATCATTAGGGCTATACACCCTGCGGCGGTCTTATCGTGGCGACGGTGAGGCACAGCCGGCTCGGTGATTGGAGAAGAAAGCCAGTTTCGGGGCCGGGACCCTATTCCCGGGGAGAGTGAGACCTCAGTGGAAACAAAACCTACGATCGAAAACAGTTCATCGGCACCAGCCGACGCGCTGTCTCGCGGGCAGGAGGATGTATTCGCCCGAGAGGACGCACGCGAGTCGGCACAATCCGAATCATCAGCGGCATCTCCTGTAGCCGTGCGTGGTGACGGTGCTGCCCAGCCGATGATGGTGTTCCGCAGCGAGTGCATGCACCGCCTCTACGGTGCCATTGAAGCCGTAGGCCGTCGTGAAGTCACCGCAATGATCCACGGCGAATCGGGTACCGGTAAAGAACTCGTCGCACGCCAGCTTCACCTGCTGTCCAGCCGCAGCTCACGTCCTTTCGTTCCCGTTGACTGCACCACACTTCACGACTCGATGATGGAGTCGCAGTTGTTCGGTCACGTCAAGGGATCGTTTACGGGCGCGCAGCAGTCCACCATCGGCTTCTTCCGTTCTGCTGAGGGCGGCACCCTTTTCCTCGATGAAATCGGCGAGCTTCCGCTTGATGTTCAGGCCAAGCTCCTCCGCGTGATTCAGGAGCGGGCAGTCACCCC encodes:
- the xseB gene encoding exodeoxyribonuclease VII small subunit, with amino-acid sequence MSRASEKSPRFEQAIEQLETIIDEIESGQCGLEDCITQYEKGMKLIARCQTILNNAQTRIAELTADADGRLQIKGSQDEAADEEETDEDDEQLDAEIDENAEE
- the xseA gene encoding exodeoxyribonuclease VII large subunit, with translation MARLPFNPDRDPAQPSSSSRSRSSPDSRVIRGGAASGTNSRRASGGTSGGGKVLTVSQISHLIKDALAAGLPPKVRVVGEVSNFSERAHWFFSLKDEGGSLRCVCFASAARRVSFPVADGMEVVATGRIDYFDAQGSLQLYVDALEPVGQGALEARYKALCEELRRAGYFDNERKKRLPSMPYRVAVVTSRSGAALQDVINTAGRRWSGCELLLVDVRVQGAAAAPEIAAAIDALSRQGKSLGIDAVILTRGGGSIEDLWAFNERVVADAIFRCALPIVAAIGHETDQTIAELVADVRCSTPTQAAMTLIPDRRTLQQQVTQLADRMTRMLRNRAESSRQRLAALARHAMFRRPERMVDPHREKFARLRERLVSSLPGRVKADADKLAALSRQLQAVGPLNVLQRGYSLTLGPDGKVLRSAGQVSPGVRITSVLADGRVSSEVVDGGEVPPPRTQRKSKSQPRRAADETTLFGDSSAPA
- the gap gene encoding type I glyceraldehyde-3-phosphate dehydrogenase, which codes for MPIKVAINGFGRIGRLVFRAGFHNPNIQFVGINDLVPPDNLAYLLSHDTTHGRFNGKVEAKDDGIVVEGKFVKCVSVKNPAELPWGQLGVDYVVESTGLFTDVEGASQHLKAGAKRVLISAPTKTPEQVNTFVIGVNEEKYNPAKDKVLSNASCTTNCLAPLAKVIHDKFGIVEGLMTTVHAMTATQPTQDGPSKKDWRGGRAAGQNIIPASTGAAKAVALVMPELKGKLTGMSFRVPVSNVSVVDLTVKTSQDTTYEDIAKAIKDAANGPLKGIMGYTDEEVVSSDFISDPRSSIFDKGAGIGLSKNFFKLVSWYDNEWGYSNRIVDMLIHMGKADGLVK
- a CDS encoding exo-alpha-sialidase; the protein is MNIISEGVVCASTRLTDALSCCFPGIAALETGRWICGYRLAPAKMSRTGRVRLRYSDDQGKTWSPMIDPAPTVPAIGGRPGQWRAAFPTPLSGNRVLLTLGWEDYSEPFQAMYNEITEGLVDMRMSTLVSEDGGQTWSTPRPVTFGPYDKVPDAITGATVVLPDGRWGAQFEVNKPYNDTTPWQHHASITFSSDQGKTWTECVDTHSDPSKRVFCWDQRMAMLRDGTLQVFYWTFDRQIAAYLNMHARASKDSGRTWGPLWDTGLAGQPARPVSLLDGRLLLVYVDRSATPAIKARISSDGGKSFPESTELIVHQPSLKPQTWKKGTMSDAWNEMGEFSLGLPDATLLSDGSVLTVFYSGPRADQTDVRWARIQI
- the carA gene encoding glutamine-hydrolyzing carbamoyl-phosphate synthase small subunit, yielding MSENRKQQLLPTVPAKLALEDGSVFSGQAFGNLTPRSIDGEVCFNTSLSGYQEILTDPSYYGQIVTMTYPLIGNYGVSEDDMESRRIWVSGFVVRELSNIASNYRSTRSLSDWLASQNATGITGIDTRALTRLLRIRGALNGILSTEQRSDEELVAMARRVPGLVGRNIVSAVSRSDAQRWDEHLGDWAPIQGRIDPPTKRFKVVALDCGAKLNILRNLVQSGCDVTVLPYDATPAQILEHKPSGLFVSNGPGDPAAVTPTIDTLRQMRGKLPIFGICLGHQLLSLAMGATTFKLKFGHRGGNQPVQNQQTGKVEITSQNHGFAVDTESLAKVGGEPTHINLNDRTLEGFRHKTDPIFAVQYHPEAAPGPHDARYLFDCFINMMTTGRSPTGEQMADAQNQRNRLTAAEST